From the Manihot esculenta cultivar AM560-2 chromosome 3, M.esculenta_v8, whole genome shotgun sequence genome, one window contains:
- the LOC110610271 gene encoding S-protein homolog 31 produces the protein MKNSTKILLIVCLAIGIIFLSLCQPDHIPGIQYDVRVINGFTNNSSLPLVIWCSSNGDELGGRALQEGDDFSWSLRTTIWGNTHFLCTMKWDERRRQFDAFKVPRDITRCSLFRKCSWLVREDGFYFSDDEVNWKKDFSWL, from the coding sequence ATGAAGAACAGCACTAAAATCCTGCTCATAGTTTGCCTTGCCATTGGCATCATTTTCTTGTCTCTTTGCCAGCCTGACCACATTCCAGGGATCCAGTATGATGTTCGTGTCATCAACGGCTTCACCAACAACTCATCCCTCCCTCTAGTTATTTGGTGTTCCTCCAACGGCGATGAACTTGGCGGCCGTGCCCTCCAGGAAGGAGACGACTTCAGCTGGAGTCTCAGAACCACCATCTGGGGCAACACTCATTTCTTGTGTACCATGAAATGGGATGAAAGGAGGAGACAGTTCGATGCATTTAAGGTTCCTAGGGATATTACTCGCTGCAGCCTCTTCAGGAAATGTTCTTGGTTGGTGAGAGAAGATGGGTTTTATTTCAGTGATGATGAAGTGAATTGGAAGAAAGATTTCTCGTGGTTGTAG
- the LOC110611662 gene encoding self-incompatibility protein S1, which yields MWARITLLTLVMSSAVGAAGWPLEKIRTVNITNNLGANIELNFHCKSKNDDLGQQQLPYKGFWYFKFRPNFWGTTLFYCSMNWEQLKGENYEKWARAIQTALRAKKKYGFINESVKQLEKDASGLED from the exons ATGTGGGCGAGAATAACGTTGTTGACGTTAGTGATGTCAAGTGCTGTTGGTGCAGCTGGTTGGCCTCTTGAAAAAATAAGGACGGTAAACATCACTAACAATCTGGGTGCAAATATTGAACTTAACTTTCATTGTAAGTCTAAGAATGATGATCTTGGACAACAACAACTCCCTTACAAAGGTTTTTGGTATTTCAAATTTCGTCCCAATTTTTGGGGAACCACTCTCTTCTACTGTTCCATGAATTGGGAACAA TTAAAAGGAGAGAACTACGAAAAATGGGCAAGGGCCATACAGACTGCATTGAGAGCCAAAAAGAAATACGGCTTTATTAATGAATCTGTCAAACAACTAGAGAAGGATGCATCGGGACTCGAAGATTGA